The proteins below are encoded in one region of Gemmatimonadota bacterium:
- a CDS encoding MOSC domain-containing protein gives MHLTSLHRYPIKACRGHAIDSAVVDALGFVGDRRFMLVDSNDRFVSQREAAVLATVTPTFDGSILTVEAPGVETLVLELDPQGASRDVTIWNDQVTATDQGDHAAEWFAEVVGHPCRLVHFGGEATRRLDPRYSPRPDAETAFADGYPVLAVLQESLDDLNHRLEHPVPMARFRPNIVLTGAPAWSEDAWTTLTLGDVTFDAVKPCARCTVLTVDQQTGARDPQQEPLRTLATFRNIPGRGTMFGVNLVARGNGVVSRKS, from the coding sequence ATGCACCTCACCTCCCTCCACCGCTACCCCATCAAAGCCTGCCGCGGCCACGCCATCGACTCCGCCGTGGTCGATGCGCTCGGCTTCGTCGGCGACCGTCGCTTCATGCTGGTCGACAGCAACGACCGCTTCGTTTCGCAGCGGGAGGCCGCGGTGCTGGCGACGGTCACCCCGACCTTCGACGGCAGCATCCTCACCGTCGAGGCGCCCGGGGTCGAGACGCTGGTGCTTGAGCTCGATCCGCAGGGCGCCTCGCGCGACGTGACGATCTGGAATGACCAGGTCACCGCCACCGACCAGGGTGACCATGCCGCCGAGTGGTTTGCGGAGGTGGTCGGCCATCCCTGCCGGTTGGTGCACTTCGGCGGCGAGGCGACCAGGCGGCTCGATCCGCGCTACTCGCCCAGGCCCGACGCGGAGACCGCCTTCGCCGACGGCTATCCGGTGCTGGCGGTGCTGCAGGAATCGCTCGACGACCTCAACCACCGCCTCGAGCATCCCGTGCCGATGGCCCGCTTTCGCCCCAACATCGTCCTCACCGGCGCGCCGGCCTGGAGCGAGGACGCCTGGACCACGCTCACGCTGGGCGACGTCACCTTCGATGCGGTGAAGCCGTGCGCGCGCTGCACTGTCCTCACCGTCGATCAGCAGACAGGTGCCCGCGACCCGCAGCAGGAGCCGCTCCGGACCCTCGCGACCTTCCGAAACAT
- a CDS encoding family 20 glycosylhydrolase, with amino-acid sequence MAGLFGQPVPDQQHNLLPVPASVTMGAGSLLLDSTFTAAITGYRDPRLERAVQRAMRRLEARMVVALPRSIGGTAPTKGLIVQVGRASPAVPSLDDDESYRLDVTKQTVTLTAPTVVGAIRGLETVLQLYQQDASGASLQMATITDAPRFRWRGVLVDAGRHFIPVEVITRTIDGMAMAKLNVLHWHLSEDQGFRVEVKAFPKLHELGSDGDHYTQAQVKAVVAYAADRGIRVVPEFDMPGHMTAWFAAYPELASGKGPYQIDRKWGVSHPAINPTVESTYRFLDTFIAEMVTLFPDKSWHIGGDEVEPTEWKANPTIQAWMKANRIADAHALQTHFNTRLFAILKKHGRQPVGWDEILAPNLPAGAVIQSWRGTNYLITAAKQGRQAILSAPYYLDHIKTTTEMYLSDPLPAGHDLTPAQQALVLGGEACMWGEYITQETIDSRLWPRLAGVAERFWSPASVRDVPDMYRRLEVFSRRLEEVGPVHESHTARMVRRFAEGDDAATLVGLLEYARPRGFAGRGTNQFSPLTRLIDAARPDPWNGWRMQALAEQAVQGDARAGGVLADHFRAMQGFTPLLDAMVGRTPMATDGLLVARALNTLGRIGLEALDYRMRKVQPSAGWLATTDSTLKTIEGKTFGLLRPVGAEAVRRLVAPVSSVP; translated from the coding sequence ATGGCAGGCCTTTTCGGCCAGCCTGTTCCGGACCAGCAGCACAACCTCCTCCCGGTCCCGGCCTCGGTGACGATGGGGGCGGGCTCCCTGCTGCTGGACTCGACGTTCACCGCGGCGATCACCGGCTACCGTGACCCGCGGCTGGAGCGGGCGGTACAGCGGGCCATGCGGCGACTCGAGGCACGGATGGTGGTGGCGCTGCCGCGGAGCATCGGGGGCACGGCGCCGACCAAAGGATTGATCGTTCAGGTGGGGCGGGCCTCGCCGGCGGTGCCGTCGCTCGATGACGACGAGTCCTACCGACTCGACGTGACCAAACAGACCGTCACGCTCACGGCGCCGACGGTTGTTGGCGCGATCCGCGGCCTGGAGACGGTGCTTCAGCTCTATCAGCAGGATGCCAGCGGGGCCTCGCTGCAGATGGCGACGATCACCGATGCGCCGCGCTTCCGCTGGCGCGGTGTCCTGGTCGACGCTGGCCGCCACTTCATCCCGGTCGAGGTGATCACGCGCACCATCGACGGGATGGCGATGGCGAAGCTGAACGTCCTCCACTGGCACCTGAGCGAAGACCAGGGCTTCCGCGTCGAGGTGAAGGCGTTCCCCAAGCTCCACGAACTGGGCTCGGACGGCGACCACTACACGCAGGCGCAGGTGAAGGCCGTGGTGGCCTACGCAGCGGATCGCGGCATTCGCGTGGTCCCCGAGTTCGACATGCCGGGCCACATGACGGCGTGGTTCGCGGCCTACCCCGAACTGGCGAGCGGCAAGGGGCCGTACCAGATCGACCGGAAGTGGGGCGTGTCGCATCCGGCGATCAACCCGACGGTCGAGAGCACCTACCGCTTCCTCGACACCTTCATCGCCGAGATGGTCACCCTCTTCCCCGACAAGTCGTGGCACATCGGTGGCGACGAGGTCGAGCCGACGGAGTGGAAGGCGAACCCGACCATCCAGGCGTGGATGAAGGCGAACCGCATCGCCGATGCGCACGCGCTGCAGACCCACTTCAACACCCGGCTCTTCGCGATCCTCAAGAAGCATGGCCGCCAGCCGGTGGGCTGGGACGAGATCCTCGCCCCCAATCTCCCTGCCGGCGCGGTGATCCAGTCGTGGCGCGGCACCAACTACCTGATCACCGCGGCGAAGCAGGGCCGTCAGGCGATCCTCTCGGCGCCGTACTACCTCGACCACATCAAGACCACCACCGAGATGTACCTGAGCGATCCGCTCCCCGCGGGACACGATCTCACGCCGGCGCAGCAGGCGCTGGTGCTGGGCGGCGAGGCGTGCATGTGGGGGGAGTACATCACGCAGGAGACGATCGACTCGCGCCTCTGGCCGCGGCTGGCGGGTGTGGCCGAGCGCTTCTGGTCGCCGGCGTCGGTGCGCGATGTCCCCGACATGTATCGCCGGCTCGAGGTCTTCTCGCGTCGGCTCGAGGAAGTCGGGCCGGTGCATGAGTCGCACACGGCGCGGATGGTGCGCCGCTTTGCCGAGGGCGACGATGCCGCCACGCTGGTCGGACTGCTGGAGTACGCCCGGCCGCGCGGTTTTGCGGGGCGCGGCACCAATCAGTTCTCGCCACTCACCCGGTTGATCGACGCGGCGCGCCCCGACCCTTGGAATGGCTGGCGGATGCAGGCGCTCGCCGAGCAGGCCGTGCAGGGCGATGCGCGCGCCGGGGGCGTCCTGGCCGACCACTTCCGGGCGATGCAGGGCTTCACGCCGCTGCTCGACGCGATGGTTGGGCGGACCCCGATGGCGACGGATGGACTCCTGGTGGCCCGCGCCCTCAACACCCTGGGCCGCATCGGTCTTGAGGCCCTCGACTACCGGATGCGGAAGGTGCAGCCGTCGGCAGGGTGGCTCGCCACCACCGACTCGACGCTCAAGACGATCGAGGGGAAGACGTTCGGGTTGTTGCGGCCGGTCGGGGCGGAGGCGGTTCGGCGTCTCGTTGCGCCAGTGTCCTCGGTCCCGTAA